The Zobellia alginiliquefaciens genome contains a region encoding:
- the pdxA gene encoding 4-hydroxythreonine-4-phosphate dehydrogenase PdxA: MQEEGKIKLGISIGDLNGIGCEVVLKTFEDARMLDFCTPIIFASNKTISFQKKELGLDINYHGITDASKAVDGKINVVNVWKEIPKTKFGEATEEGGKYAIKSLRAAVDALKNDTIDALVTAPINKNNIQAEDFKFPGHTDFLAQELEGESLMFMVTDDLKVGLLTDHVAVKDAPAAINAILIRNKVRTIEKSLQMDFGIRAPKVALLGINPHSGDNGIIGKEDDEILKPVIKEMSEAGHLVFGPYSADSFFGSDAYKNFDAILAAYHDQGLIPFKTLSFGKGVNYTAGLSKVRTSPDHGTAYEIAGKGKADHSSFKEAVFTALHIFKNRKEYQELTENPLQKQRVRR, translated from the coding sequence ATGCAGGAAGAAGGAAAAATTAAACTAGGTATTTCAATAGGCGATTTAAACGGAATAGGTTGCGAGGTTGTTCTCAAAACCTTTGAAGATGCTCGCATGCTAGATTTTTGTACGCCGATTATATTTGCATCCAACAAAACTATTTCTTTTCAAAAAAAGGAATTGGGTCTAGATATCAATTACCATGGTATTACAGATGCTTCAAAAGCGGTAGACGGTAAAATAAACGTGGTTAATGTTTGGAAAGAAATTCCCAAGACCAAGTTTGGAGAAGCTACTGAAGAAGGCGGAAAATATGCGATAAAATCGCTAAGAGCTGCCGTTGATGCTCTTAAAAATGATACCATAGATGCTTTGGTAACGGCACCTATCAATAAAAATAACATTCAGGCGGAAGATTTTAAATTTCCGGGCCACACGGATTTCTTGGCGCAAGAACTAGAGGGAGAAAGTCTAATGTTCATGGTTACGGATGACCTTAAAGTGGGCTTGTTAACTGATCACGTTGCGGTAAAAGATGCTCCGGCAGCCATAAATGCAATATTGATCAGAAACAAAGTACGGACCATAGAAAAATCCTTACAAATGGATTTTGGTATACGTGCCCCCAAAGTAGCATTGTTGGGTATTAATCCGCATAGCGGAGATAATGGTATTATAGGCAAGGAAGATGATGAGATTTTAAAACCTGTTATCAAAGAAATGTCAGAGGCCGGTCATTTGGTTTTTGGGCCTTATTCCGCAGATAGCTTTTTTGGTTCTGATGCCTATAAAAATTTCGATGCTATTTTAGCCGCTTATCACGATCAAGGGCTTATACCTTTTAAGACCCTTTCATTTGGTAAAGGTGTTAACTATACCGCAGGGTTATCTAAAGTGAGAACATCCCCAGACCATGGAACAGCTTATGAAATAGCAGGAAAAGGCAAGGCAGATCATAGTTCTTTTAAAGAAGCGGTCTTTACGGCATTGCATATTTTTAAGAATAGAAAAGAATACCAAGAACTTACTGAAAACCCTTTACAGAAGCAGCGTGTAAGGCGTTAG